A window of Roseiflexus castenholzii DSM 13941 genomic DNA:
CTGTCACGGTTCGTGTTGCGGGCGAGAAGGCGGCGTTGCTGCGCGATGGAGTGAGGGTGTACGTTCCCGGCGATACGTTCTTCAATACATACACGCCATACTGATCGGTAATGGCGCTGCGTGAACCGTCCGAGACGCTGACGCCAGCGGTTCCATGCCACTGCTCCCGCACACGACCGGAGATAGCATATGCGCCTGGTTCCAGTCGGTCGTAGTATACATAATCGATCCACTGACCAAGACCCGATATGCCGTAACCAATCCACATATATCCGTTCTCGCCCCATGTCGCCCCCCACGAGTTGCGCAGTCGCCACGCCCCCCTGGTTCCTTTGCTGTCGTCCCAACCCACCAGCACGACGGCATGGTTGATGCTGCCGTTGCACGCGGCGGATTCGTCGGTCTCGAACACGCCGGATCGGTGCCACATAAAACGCGACCCGGCGCACACATACGCGGATACCGGACCATGCTCGCGGATGATGCGTTTGATCGTCGCCACATCGGCATTGAACAGCGAGTTCCACGCCAGCATGCGCTCGTGATGCGGCAATGCGCGGGTAAGCGGCGCATCCTGCCCGGTATACGGCAGGTCGCTCTCGTACACGACGCCTGCTTCAGTCTGATGCGCGGGAGTCGCACCGATGAACAGATCATAGGCGGGCATGCCGCCGTCGCAGCCGCCGTGGGTCCCTGCCGACAGCAGGTACTGTTCGGAGAGGTCGCGCTCGACTCCATCGATGCGCTTGATCGCCGACTCGACGACGCCAGCAGTGGCGAATGCCCAGCAAGAGCCGCATCCGCCCTGATCCTTCACAGGAGTGCAGATTCCCTGCTCGCACCAGTTGAATGCCGCCGGCAACCCTTCGTCTGATCCCATCGCTACTGGCGGAAGCGACTGCGGCAGGGCGGCAGTCTGCGCGGATGGCGACGGAGCAGCGAATCGTCCAGTGGTCTCGACCTGGATGGTGAAGGTGCGCAGCGGAGCGGCTTGGCGCTCCCACGGACGACGGTAGACGAGGGTGAGGGTTTCGCTGCCGGCGCGCACCGGCGTGAATCTGAATGCCTGAACCATCGGCGCGCTCGTGGCGGCGGCGGACGAAGCGGACAGTGGCTCGAACACCGGATCGCTCGTCTGTAACAACGATGAAGGTTCTTTCAGTTCCCAGCCGTAGCCGGTTCCAGGTTGCCCTTCGAGTTTGACGATCAGGCGCTGCCCCTCGGCGACGGCGACGCTGGTTCCGTGGTGCGCCAGGGTGACAATAATGTCATTCGGTGATGATCGAACCGCCGATGGAAGGGTGAGCACCCCGGCGGCGATAATGACCAGGAATGTGCAGGCGCTGGCCAGTCTGCGGAAGAGTGCGACGATGAGCATACGGACGATCTTCCTGCTGGGACGAATCTGTGATGATGTGTCTGGCGGCGGTCACGCCTTCTTTTCAAGAATTATAGGAAGAGGGGCGGCAAAATGAAATTGAGGTAATTTTCCTGTTTTGCGGTAGTACTTCTGGATGCGTCTTGACCGGTTTAGTCGCGTGTGCTATACTGGCATTATCCAGGGAATATCGACCAGAATCGAAGTGCGTATCGCTCTTGCTGCCCGGTATGCGCCTGCCGCGAGCCGGGAGTGCGCCCTTTTGCGTCTTGCCGCAAAGCGCAGAACGGTTGCCTCCCCTGGGCGTGTGGGCTGTGCCTGCACAGGATGCCGGGCGCGCAGGCAATCTGCCCACGCAGTGTGGGGGGGTATCGGTCCGCATCCGAGAACGTTCAGTTGCCTTCCGGGAGCACTGTCCGCTCGCCGGTTTTGCTCCAGGAAGGTGTGAAGGGTTGCGGTTGCCTGGTGCCTGTGGGCGTAGGGTGTTGGCAAGACGCGGAAAACGCGCCGATTCGATCTGGGCGTTGTGTTCCCGCACTACTCGTGTGAGCAAAGGAGCTATGGATGAGCCACCATCGTCATCGTCGCGGGACCGTGCTGTTGGCGCTGATCGGCATGCTGCTCACGGTCGTTGCACTCCCCGGCGCGCTACCCGTCGCGCGCGCCTCCGACACCCCTGATCCGTCGTCCGTTACCATTGCCGGAAGTTTTCAAAGCGAACTGGGTTGTCCAGGCGACTGGCAGCCGGAATGCGCCATCACCCGCCTGGTCTACGATGCCGCCGATCAGGTCTGGCAGGCGACGTTCACCATCCCTGCCGGAACCTGGGAGTACAAAGCCGCGCTGAATGGGTCGTGGGACGAAAACTATGGCGCGAATGCGCAACGCAACGGCGCGAATATTCCGCTCACGCTGAGTGCTGCGGCATCCGTCAGGTTCTACTACGACCATGAGACGCACTGGGTTGTCAGCGACCGCAACACGCGCATTGTGACGGCGCCGGGCAATTACCAGAGCGAATTGGGTTGCCCGGGCGACTGGCAGCCCGATTGTTTGCGCTCCTGGTTGCAAGACCCGAACGGCGACGAGGTGTTCGTCAGAACCGTCACCGGACTGCCTGCCGGAAACTATGAGTTCAAGATTGCCATTCATGAGAGTTGGAGCGAAAATTATGGCGCCGGCGGCGCACCCGGCGGCGCGAACATCCCCTTCACCGTGCCTGCGCCCGGCTATCGGGTGACGTTTACCTTCGTCTCTGCGACGAACACTCCTTCCGTTGCGGTCGTCAGCGCCGGAGCACAGCCGGATAACAATGTCGAATGGGACGGGGTGCGCCACGACTCGCGCGACCCGCTCTACCGCGCGCCGGGAGGGGCGGTTCCAGCCGGGACGCCGGTCACCATCCGCCTCCGAACGTTCCACAATGATGTCACGTCGGTGCGGCTGCGGGTATACGACTTGAATGCCAGCACGCAGCGTTTCTACGACATGGCGCCGGCCGCGACCGATGTAGACTGCTATGAGGCGAGTCTGGCGGGCAAGACATGCGATTTCTGGGAGGTGATGCTCACTCAGGCAGCGCCGAATAACCTGTGGTATCGCTTCATTGTTACCGACGGAACCGACACCGACTACTACGACGACAATACCCCGGCGCTCGATGGCGGTTTAGGCGCGATGACCGATGAGCAGGAAGATCACAGCTGGGCGCTGATGTTCTACGATCCGGCGTTTACTGTGCCGGAGTGGGCGACGAGTGCGGTGATCTACCAGATTTTCCCGGATCGCTTCCGCAACGGCGACCCGCGCAACGATCCGCGCACCGGCGATAGCCGGTATGACGACCCGGTTATCGCGTTGCCGTGGGGTGAACTGCCCGAAGGGCACTGCCGCAACTACAGCGATGCTGCGACGAATTGCCCCTGGCGCTTCGACGATACACCGCCCTCCTGGAGTCCGACGAAGGAGGGTCCGCGCGGACGGGACTACTACGGCGGCGACCTGCGTGGTGTGATCAGTCGCCTTGACTATCTCAAGAACCTGGGTGTGACGGTCATCTATTTCAACCCGATCTTCCACGCGAAATCGAACCACCGCTACGATACCTACGACTACTTCCGCATCGACCCGGCGCTCGGCACACTCGCCGACTTCCGGCGTCTGGTGCGCGAAGCGGAGCGGCGCGGCATTCGTGTGATCGTCGATAGCGTGTTTAATCATATGTCGTCGGACAGCCCACAGTTCGACCGTTACGGATACTACGCCTCGCTCGGCGCATGTGAATCGGCCGCATCGCCCTACCGCGACTGGTTCCGCTTCCGTCGTCCCGGACCGGGCGAGCCGTCGCCGTGCGCTCCCTCGACACCCGGCGGCGATGACACGTACTATGTCGGATGGTTCGGGTTCGACAGCATTCCCGAAATTCGCAAGGAACATCCGGCAGTGCTGAACTATTTCGTGACCGGATCGAACAGTGTGTCGCGCTACTGGCTGCGCCAGGGTGCGAGCGGCTGGCGCCTCGACGTAATGGGTGACCCGTCGTTCCCGCCCGATTACTGGCCCACGTTCCGCCGCGTTGTGCGCGAGACGCGCCACGATGCGCTGATCATCGGCGAACTGTGGCAGAAGGACAGCACATTGCTGCGGCACCTGCGCGGCGACACAGCGGACACAACGATGAATTACCGCCTGCGCGATGCGATCATTGGGCTGCTGACGCCGGGACCGTTCGACTCGAAGGGGTTCGCCGACAGTGGACGCCCGATTGCGCCGTCGGAATTCGCTCATCGCATCAGTTCCATCCGCGAAGACTATCCCGACGCCGCGTATCTGACGTTGATGAACCTGGTGGGCAGCCACGACACCGAGCGCATTCTGTGGACGCTGACGCCAGGCGCCGAGACGCGCGCCGACAAGGAGTTCAACGCCGCCAATCTGGCGAACGGCAAGCAGCGGCTGCGTATTGCGTCGCTCATTCAGTTCACCATGCCCGGCGCGCCAACGATCTACTACGGCGATGAAGTCGGTGTCACCGGCGATGACGATCCCGACGACCGACGCACGTATCCGTGGGTCGAGACCGGCGGCAACCCGGATCGGGCGCTGCTGCGCCACTACCGCGATCTGGCGCGCATTCGCCATCATTACCGTTCGCTGCGCGCCGGCGATCTGCGCTTCCTGCTGGCAGACGATACCGCCGGCACGGTGGCGTATTCGCGCATCAGTGGCGACGATGCGGCCATTGTTGCCATCAACCGCAGTTCGCAGCCACGCACCGTTGACATTCCGGTTTCCGGCGTCATTCCTGACGGCACAGCGTTCTTCCCCTCCTACTGCGTTGCCAATGACCAGTTGAAGGACTGGCTGCATGTCGAGAACGGTCGGCTACGGGTGACGCTCAACCCGATGAGCGCTGTGCTGCTGACCAGTTACCTGGCGGATCTGACGCCGCCGGCGTCTCCGGCAAACCTGTGGGTGACGGACGAGGGCGACGGGCAGGTGAGCCTGACGTGGAACGGCGTTCCCGGCGCTGCGGGGTACAACCTCTATCGCAGCCCATTGAGCGGCGGCGGGTTCGTGAAGGTCAACGACGCGCCGCTGACGGCGATTGTCTACACCGACACAGGGTTGCGCAACGCGCGCGACTACTTCTATGTCGTGACTGCGGTCGATGAGAAAGGGAACGAAAGCGCCGTCTCGAACGAAGTGCGCGCTATGCCGCGCCTCCAGATCGGATGGGCGAACCTGCAATGGCCCCCATCGATCACCCACACCATCAGCGCCATCAACCGCACCCCGCTGATCTTCGGTCAGGTCTGGATCAACGGCGTTACCAACCGTCCGGGAGCAACGGAAGGGCTGCGCGCGCAACTCGGCTACGGACCACGCGACAGCGACCCGGCGGGCAACCCCGCCTGGACGTGGATCGAGGCGGAGTTCAATGTCGATGCCGGCAACAACGATGAATTCAAAGCCAGCCTGCTGCCGGATCAGACCGGTGCGTTCGATTATGCCTATCGCTACAGCACAACGAACGGGCGCTCCTGGGTCTATGCCGATCTTGACGGCATCGGCAACGGCTACACCCCATCGCAGGCAGGCAAACTGACGGTTGTCGCCAGTAGTGACACCACCCCGCCGGTGGTCCCGACCGGACTGACGGTGGTGACCGCCTCGCCGACCGGCATTGCGCTGCGCTGGAACGCAGTCACCGGCGACCCGACGCTCTACGGCTACGAAGTGCGGCGCAGCAGCGTCTCCGGCGGACCGTACACCACGATTGCGACGATCACCGGCGCGGAGTACACCGACACGTCGATCATCCAAGGGGCGACCTACTACTACGTCGTGCGCGCGGTGGACACATCGTTCAACCGGTCCGGCGAATCCGCCGAAGTTGCGGCGACTGCCGAGTTGCGGACGGTGAGCGTTACCTTCACCGTGACCGTTCCGGCAACGACACCGGCAGGCAGCACAGTCTATATCGCCGGGTTCCTTGATCGACTCGACGGCAACCTGCCGCAGTGGAACCCCGGCGGCGTCGCGCTGACGCAGATCGGACCGAACCGGTGGTCGATCACGCTCACCGGCAAGGAAACAACCCAGATCGAGTACAAGTACACCCTGGGTTCGTGGGATTACGTCGAAAAGGGTGCGGCGTGCGACGAGATCGCCAATCGCCAGTTGACCCTGAGTTACGGCGTGGATGGCACGCAAGTCGTGAACGACAGCGTACCGAACTGGCGCAATGTGGCGCCGTGCGGGAATTGACTGCTCACCTCCTCACTCCCGACCCCTCTCCCTGCACGCGGGGAGAGGGGAGGACCTCTCAGGTGGAGAGTTTTTCAGGCACGAGGAATAGGGAACCAGCGCAGAACGGACAGCCGCTGCGATTGATCGCGCCGCTTACGTCAGAAGGATCGCCCCCGACGTGTTGTGCGATGGCGGCGCACAGCCATGAGCGCAAGCGATACACCGGTCTAATGCGGTTTCTGCGGGACACCCTTCGCGCCCCAACGCGCTCACGCCATGCAGGTGTATCGGCGCACCACTAAGACACCAAGACACAAAGGAACATATCGGCGCCTTCGCATTTGAGATGATGACGCTGCACAGGAACTAACCCCTTGGATCTAACGATACACGCCCCTACCTGGAATCCATCGCCGGGGCTGCGTGTTGCTCGGATCGCCTCGCTGCGCACATGCGGCGCTGCGGCGGTCATGGTCTCCGCACCGGCTCGGAACTGAAGGCGTCCGGCTGCGCCGCCGCCAGCGCCTTCCAGAGGGTAACCGACACACCCCTCTGTCAGACAGAACCTGGGCACAACGTGGAACGACCCGGAGGTGATTACGGTTCTGTAATCGCCTTACCGGCATCTTCGGGAAAGCTATACACGGCAATCCCTAAACGTTCGGCCACCTTCCGCGCTGCCGGGTCGACCATCGGCGAAATCACAATAAGTCGCTGTGCTGTCCGGCCATGGCGTTGTTGATACCAACGAGCCTTGCGTTCAAACAAATACATGTCCGCTTTGCTCATTGAAGATTTAATCTCACAAATCAGCAAAACGCCATTTTTAATGATCAGATCGAGTTCAACCTGTTCGGGACGACCAAACACCTCCCCACTATCATCATATTCATTGACATGAATCACCTCAAGCGGGAAGAAATCGGTCAAAATGCCTTGGAGTGCACTCCGAAACGAGTGTTCGGACGACAATCCCCAGCGTGCGCCTAAGGCGCCTATGGTCGAATCAAACCGACGATTCAGGACGTCTGTTCTCTGGATCAGTTCGCGAATCTCACGTTGATTTTCTTCCCATCGCCGATTTTGCTCCTCCCACTTCCGGTTTTGCTCGTCCCACAGTCCTACTTGTTCGTCCCACTTCCGATTTTGCTCGTCCCACAGTCGTACTTGCTCGTCCCACTTCCGATTTTGCTCGTCCCACAGTCGTACTTGCTCGTCCCACTTCCGATTTTGCTCGTCCCACAACCGCATTTGTTCTGCCCAACGTCGTGACTGCTCTTCGCGATCACGGCGTAGCTCGTCGAGCATTTGATCAAATCGACTCTCTGTTTCACGGCGGTCAGCAAAATATTGTTGCGACAGCCGCACAATCAAGCGCTGCAATTCTGGATCCCGCTCGAAGAGCGCCGGTAGTTCTTGCAAGATGAGGTCGCGTAGTTGTTCGCGATCGATTGACATACAATGCTACCCCCACAAGGGTCCGAAGATAAAAGGGTATGTGGATGATTATAGCATAGTGTTACCTCTTCCAGCAGCAGCCCCTGCGCCCAGGCGCGCCCGCTCACGTGCAACACATGCGGAAAGAGGCCCTGCTCCGCCACACGCGGCGACAGTTCACGACGGAGCGTGGCGAGGGTTGGCGGAACAAGGCGGGTAAGGAGAGTGGGAGCGTGGGCGTCATGGATGGCACGCGCCAGCCGCGCCCACTCGGCGCGCAGATCGAGGAGTGCAGGTGGGCGATTGTGGTCGCGCGGGTCGAAGACCGGCGCCGCCAGGATCGCCGCGACGCGCAGCATCTGCGCCGGGTCACACCCGGCGGAACGCGCCTGCGCCGCCGCCTGCCCGATCTGGATTACATTGTGCGAGCCGGTGATCAAAATGGAGTGCGTGGCATCGCCGCCGATATCGATGTGTCCCGGATTGCTCATTGGATATATGCCAGAATGATGACAGTCGGCAATTACGGACATCGTACTATGGTTCGGGCAGAGATTCAAGCGCTTGACCGGATTGGGGCAAAAACCATAGCCAATCGCCGGGGATCGGGGGCAACGGTGCGTGCTGCGGGCAGAGCGCGGGTGACGGTCGCCGGAGACGAGAGCCGCAACCTTTGGCGATGCGCATTCGTCACACAATGCAGGAAGAGTCGAATGAGAAAGGACGGTTCCCAATGGGTAGCCAGTTAGTGCGCAGCAAAAGCGACCGCATGATCGCGGGCGTGTGTGGTGGTCTTGCGCGTTACTTCAACATCGACCCGGTGATCGTGCGGTTGGTGTTTGTTCTGGCGGTGCTCTTCGGCGGCATCAGCCCGCTGGTGTACGTTATCCTGTGGATTGTGATGCCGGAAGAAGGGGCAGTTCCGGCGCCGCCGCAATTGAACCATCCCCGCCCTGTGGAAGAATGGAAATACGACCCGTACACCGGCGAACCGATCCGGCGCGAGTCGTGATGACCATAGCGCGCGCTCATATCGTTGGTGGTAGGCGTCGTGACGCGCGAGAGACGGAGTGCTTGCTCCGTCTCTCCGTTGCTGCGCCGTTGTCGTCGATCTGTCGTTGCTACGGCGTGGTTGCCGATGTCGGCGCGACAATCGCATCGTACAACACATGAAACTCCTGCTCGAATGCCGCCGTGATGGTCTCTGGATCGGGAACCAGCCCGGCGTCGGTAATCACACCGAGCGTCACCTGACCGCAGTAACTCATAATGCTGACCCCCATCCCCAACCGACCTGACTGCGGCACCCAGAACATCATGTTCTTGATCCGATTGCCCGCCAGGTAGAGTTGCTCCGTTGGACCGCGCACATTCGTCATCACTGCGGTCGCCTTGCTGCCGAACAGATTGACCGCCTGCTCCTCCACCTGCGCCGGCGTGCGCCCAAAGAAATTGAGCAGACCGTAGAAGACATACGCTTCGGGAGATCGTTTGAGCGCCTCCATTCGCTGCTTGACTTCGGCAAGGCGCACGACCGGACTCGGCGTGCCCAGCGGCAGCGAGAGAAACACCAGTCCGAACTCATTCCCCAGGTCGTGGGCGCGGGAGGGTGGCCGCAGATCGACCGGGATCACGGCGCGGATTTCCACTCCATCGGCGGATGCGCCGCGCCCGATGAGATAGTTGCGCAACGCCCCCGCCACTGCCGCCAGGAGCACGTCGTTGACTTTCGCCCCTGCGGTCTTCCCGATCTGCTTCACCTGCTCCAGTGGCGTCGGCGACGACCAGGCGACCCGTTTCTGCACCCCCAGTGGACCTTTGAAGAGCGTCTTTGTTTCGGGCGGCAGCAGCAGCACCCGGCTCAACGCCATCGCCCCGCTGGCTGCCTGCGCCGGCAGGTCGAGGAGATGCTCGGGATGTCGCAAGAATTCCATCCCTTCGTGAACCAGTTCGTCAGCCAGTTTGATCGAACCTTCAATTGTTGCTACGATTGGTTCCAGCAAAGGACCGAGGGTGTGGTTGTGGTTGGACTGCGGTCGCGGGAGTTCAATCGGCGCATCGGGCGTCTTGTCCATCAACCGATGCATCACCGTGTTCATGGCGGCGCCATCGCCGATGCAATGGTGGAACCGCATCACGACGGCTGAACCGCCAAGCACGTTCTCAACCAGGTGCACCTGCCAGAGTGGTTTGGTGTAGTCGAGCGGCGTGCTCGCCAGATCGCCAAGAAACTCCTGGAGGGTTGTCATGTCGCCGGGCGATGGCAGCGCCACCCGATGCACATGGGCGCGGATCGAGAAGTGGGGATCGGGTTCCCATCGGGGAGCGCTGAATGAACCACGCTGATCCGTCACGCGCATGCGGAAGCGCTCAAACGATAACAAGCGCGACTCGAACGTCTTGTAACAACGCTCGACATCAATTGGACCGTCGAGCAACGCCACGCCCGTCACCATCATCAGGTTCGTCGGGTCGTCCATATGCAACCAGGCGCTGTCAACGGCGCCGAGGGGATGGGAGTCCTGAGCCATCGTCCGACCTCCGTTATTCACCAGAACCGCTTCGGTGCGTTGATCGTACACGACCGACAGGAGCAGCGAAGGTGAGAAGTTGCCACAGAGCGGTAAAAGTTGACCATTGTCGAAGAGGAACGTCAATATGGTCTGGTGAGCGTCTATCTGTAATACCAATGACGATTGAAGATGCCGCATGCGTGTCATTCCGAGCCCTTCGCTTCGCTCAGGGTAAACGCAGCGAGGAATCCGAGCGGGTTCGCGCAAGACCCCTCGCGCTGCGCGGGGTGACCATGCCGGATGGTCACAGGTCATTGGTATAAGGGGGACATATGACACTGTTCAGCATCGTGCTTATCCCGATGGGAGTCATGTGCGTTGGCATGGGCATCAACGGCGTCATCTCCGTGCGACGCGCCCAACATGCAGTGCCTCATTTCCGGAGCCTGCCGGTGTCAACGGCGTCGGACATCCAGGCAGCCGCGGTAGGCGCCGGGGTGGTCGTCGCAGGCATTGTCAGCGCCAGCAATCCTGCACAACGGTACAATCTCGTCTTGTACGCAGACCAGATCAATGAGAGCGAATCAACGTTCTCAGGGAGGAATGGCAGAGAACTAAAGACCGTGCCATTGCTCTTGCAGACTCCCGACGGCGTGGTGCGGATCGCCAATAGCGGCTATGCTCTGGTGCGTCCGCTGGTGCGCTGGAACAGGTGCAATCCTCGCGCTCAAACAGTATGTCGGCTTTGTAGCAGGCCAGCGGGTGACTGTGCTCGGACGTATTGTTGACCATGGTTCAGGAAGAGCGATCGAAGCCGCGTTCCTCTTCGGCGGCGCCCCTGCCGACTACCCTTCATACCAGCGCGGGATTGCGATTGATGGATAGATCAGGATTCTTGCTGGCTGCATTGGAGGGGTGTTCTTTCTCTTTCTGGGTTTCGGAACGTTCCTGTTTCCTCTATCCGAATAGTACAGCCTCAAAGGAGAGTCTATGAACGGCAATGATCGCCTCTATCACATCGGGTTTGGGCGCAGCGATCTGGGCGACGATCCGCCGCGCATCGCGCTGCTGAGCGGCGACCCGGAGCGCGCGCGCCTGATCGCGCAGACGGCGCTCCGCGGTGCGCGCGTTCTCTCGGAGAATCGTGGGTTGCACAGTTCTGTCGGAACGCTGCCAAACGGCGCGCCGATCCTTTCGGCAACCAGCGGCATGGGTGCGCCGTCGCTTAGCATTGTAGTGAATGAACTCGTGCAGGTCGGCGTTCGCACCATCATCCGCGTCGGCACCAGCGGCTCGATCCAGCTGCACATTCCGCCGGGGAGCATTGTCATTTCCAGCGCCGCACTGTGTCGTCAGGGCGCCGCCGACGACATCGCGCCGCGCGAGTTCCCGGCTGCCGCCGATCCGTTCGTCACCGTCGCGCTTATCGAAGCCGCGCGCGCCGCAGGGGTCGAGTATTTCGCTGGCGTGACGGCATCGGTGGATACCTTCTACGAAGGGCAGGAGCGCACCGGCTCCGCCAATCCGCACCTGCTGCGCCGGTTGCGCGGCATTACCGACGAGTACCGCCGCCTGAACATCCTCAACTACGAAATGGAAGCCGGCACGCTGTTCAAAATGGGGCTGGTCTACGGATTTGCGGCTGGATGCGTCTGCGGCATAGTTGCGCAGCGCACTGCGAGTGAAGCGATCATCGTCGAACGCAAGGCGGTCGCCATTGAACGCGCGATTGCTGTAGCCGTGCGCGCCGCAATCGCGCTGACCGCATCCCCTGCCTGACTCCAGTTCAGGAAGGGGATGCCATCGGTCCCACGCCAGATTCGGACAGGAGGCGCGTTCTTGTCGGCGCCACTGATTATCGAGAGGTCTGGAACATGGTGATCACGCCGGTGAGAATCTGGCGAACCGTTCATGAATTGACATAACTTAACCAATCGGCGATCAGGCTCGCTCGCGCTCTCCGCCGATTGGTGAGAGATGGTACAATGGAGACGCGCGCTTCGAGCAGGCGAAGGACATAAAGCGGCATTCAGCAGACGATACCGGCGCCCGGAAGCGCGGAGAGCGTGGTGTGACCGTCCCTTCTTTGGCATCGTGTGCCCGGCATACCGGCTTGGAGGATACGCACACCTGTCGATTTTTCCGGCAATCTCACATCGTGCATCATCGGTTTCGGTCATTACGATGCCCAGATATGCCTTTCCCTGCATCGCCGGAGAGTCGTCAGGACGCGGCGATACTCCTCGCACCTGAACACATGCGATCCTTGAGAAGGAGAGGGCGGCGAGATGCGAACACGTGAGGCATCGGAACCGTCGCGCGCCTCGTGCCGCGTGTCTTGCAGAGGCTTCGGGAAGAGGCGAGCCGGACCTTGGGACCTGCCGCGTGCTACGTGCCTCGCGTCTCATAGAGGCAGCGAGGTGAGGCAAGAGCAGGAGGATACAAAGGCTCGGAGTCCTTGTGCCTTTGTATGCGCTTACCCACCTCTGGCGCGCATGAGATACGGAGGAAGCACATGACCGAAAAACAAAAAACCGTTGTCGCCGCTGCGCTCGGCGAATGTGTGCATGTTGCCGGCGTGATGAACTTTCTGCGCCTGGCGGAAGAAGCCGGCTGGCGCACGGTCTTTCTGGGTCCGGCCACGCCGATTGAGCGGGTGCTCGAAGCCGCGCGACAGGAGCAGGCCGATCTGGTTGGCGTGTCCTACCGCCTGACGCCGGAAACCGGCGCGCATCTCCTGGGGCGTTTCGCCGAAGCGGCAGACGATCTGCATGCCGCAGGGGTGCGTTTCGCCTTCGCCGGAACGCCGCCGCTGGCGGAGAAAGCCGCCACGCTCGGTTTCTTCGAGCAGGTGTTCGATGGCAGCGAACCGGCCGATCAGGTTCTGGCATATCTCAGGGGGCAAAATCCGGCACACGCAACCGAGGCGGATTTTCCGCAACGCACCGTTGACCGCATTCGCTGGAAAGCGCCATTTCCCCTGATCCGTCATCACTTTGGTCTGCCGACGATGCAGGCGACCATCGATGGCATTGCGCGCATCGCCGAAGCGCGCTGTCTCGATGTGATTTCGCTCGGCACCGATCAGGACGCCCAGGAGAACTTTTTCCGCCCCGAACGTCAGGACCCGGCGCGTACCGGCGCCGGCGGCGTGCCGGTGCGTAGCGCCGACGACTATCGCGCCCTCTACGCTGCCAGTCGACGTGGCAACTACCCGCTTATGCGCACCTACTCCGGCACTGATGATTTCGTGCGCCTGGCAGAGTTGTATGTCGAAACGATCAACATCGCCTGGTGCGCCATCCCGCTCTTTTGGTTCAACCGCATGGACGGGCGCGGACCGTGGGACCTGGAAGGGTCGATCCGCGAACATCAGACGATTATGCGCTGGTATGGCGAGCGGGACATTCCGGTTGAACTCAATGAGCCGCACCATTGGGGCATGCGCGATGCGCCCGATACGGTCTTTGTTGCCAGCGCCTATCTCTCGGCGTACAATGCGCGCGCGTTCGGCGTGCGCGACTATATCGCGCAACTGATGTTCAACAGCCCGCCCGGTTTGTCCGATGCCATGGACCTGGCAAAGATGCTGGCGGTGATCGAGATTACTGCGCCGCTGGCAGGACCGGATTTCCGCATCTGGAAACAGACCCGCACCGGGTTGCTGAGTTACCCGGTTGATCCGGCTGCGTCGCGG
This region includes:
- a CDS encoding carboxypeptidase regulatory-like domain-containing protein; its protein translation is MLIVALFRRLASACTFLVIIAAGVLTLPSAVRSSPNDIIVTLAHHGTSVAVAEGQRLIVKLEGQPGTGYGWELKEPSSLLQTSDPVFEPLSASSAAATSAPMVQAFRFTPVRAGSETLTLVYRRPWERQAAPLRTFTIQVETTGRFAAPSPSAQTAALPQSLPPVAMGSDEGLPAAFNWCEQGICTPVKDQGGCGSCWAFATAGVVESAIKRIDGVERDLSEQYLLSAGTHGGCDGGMPAYDLFIGATPAHQTEAGVVYESDLPYTGQDAPLTRALPHHERMLAWNSLFNADVATIKRIIREHGPVSAYVCAGSRFMWHRSGVFETDESAACNGSINHAVVLVGWDDSKGTRGAWRLRNSWGATWGENGYMWIGYGISGLGQWIDYVYYDRLEPGAYAISGRVREQWHGTAGVSVSDGSRSAITDQYGVYVLKNVSPGTYTLTPSRSNAAFSPATRTVTVGNGKNAGNQNFALLATYRISGRVTGSFGEGLPGARVSDGTRSAVTDANGNYVIEGVLSGAYALTASLSGYTFTPNPLWVVVNSDVGGQDFTVVCSSCTISGRVVDSAGNGVAGATISDGMRSATTNAQGFYTLISVPPGTYTLTPSHSDYIFTPSARSITVNRHLSDQNFTAICASCSINGQVTDNAGNGVAGVTISDGARSVMTDAQGRYALTNVPPGVATLVATRNGYAFSPSSRSLTVDRHLSGQDFTAIPAPYTVSGRITDSAGNGIGGVTVSDGARSVVTDGSGVFTLRNIPAGTYTLTPSHGSDTFTPANRTVTVTGDISGQDFALASPAPAAPADYTVFLPLTVR
- a CDS encoding alpha-amylase family glycosyl hydrolase, with protein sequence MSHHRHRRGTVLLALIGMLLTVVALPGALPVARASDTPDPSSVTIAGSFQSELGCPGDWQPECAITRLVYDAADQVWQATFTIPAGTWEYKAALNGSWDENYGANAQRNGANIPLTLSAAASVRFYYDHETHWVVSDRNTRIVTAPGNYQSELGCPGDWQPDCLRSWLQDPNGDEVFVRTVTGLPAGNYEFKIAIHESWSENYGAGGAPGGANIPFTVPAPGYRVTFTFVSATNTPSVAVVSAGAQPDNNVEWDGVRHDSRDPLYRAPGGAVPAGTPVTIRLRTFHNDVTSVRLRVYDLNASTQRFYDMAPAATDVDCYEASLAGKTCDFWEVMLTQAAPNNLWYRFIVTDGTDTDYYDDNTPALDGGLGAMTDEQEDHSWALMFYDPAFTVPEWATSAVIYQIFPDRFRNGDPRNDPRTGDSRYDDPVIALPWGELPEGHCRNYSDAATNCPWRFDDTPPSWSPTKEGPRGRDYYGGDLRGVISRLDYLKNLGVTVIYFNPIFHAKSNHRYDTYDYFRIDPALGTLADFRRLVREAERRGIRVIVDSVFNHMSSDSPQFDRYGYYASLGACESAASPYRDWFRFRRPGPGEPSPCAPSTPGGDDTYYVGWFGFDSIPEIRKEHPAVLNYFVTGSNSVSRYWLRQGASGWRLDVMGDPSFPPDYWPTFRRVVRETRHDALIIGELWQKDSTLLRHLRGDTADTTMNYRLRDAIIGLLTPGPFDSKGFADSGRPIAPSEFAHRISSIREDYPDAAYLTLMNLVGSHDTERILWTLTPGAETRADKEFNAANLANGKQRLRIASLIQFTMPGAPTIYYGDEVGVTGDDDPDDRRTYPWVETGGNPDRALLRHYRDLARIRHHYRSLRAGDLRFLLADDTAGTVAYSRISGDDAAIVAINRSSQPRTVDIPVSGVIPDGTAFFPSYCVANDQLKDWLHVENGRLRVTLNPMSAVLLTSYLADLTPPASPANLWVTDEGDGQVSLTWNGVPGAAGYNLYRSPLSGGGFVKVNDAPLTAIVYTDTGLRNARDYFYVVTAVDEKGNESAVSNEVRAMPRLQIGWANLQWPPSITHTISAINRTPLIFGQVWINGVTNRPGATEGLRAQLGYGPRDSDPAGNPAWTWIEAEFNVDAGNNDEFKASLLPDQTGAFDYAYRYSTTNGRSWVYADLDGIGNGYTPSQAGKLTVVASSDTTPPVVPTGLTVVTASPTGIALRWNAVTGDPTLYGYEVRRSSVSGGPYTTIATITGAEYTDTSIIQGATYYYVVRAVDTSFNRSGESAEVAATAELRTVSVTFTVTVPATTPAGSTVYIAGFLDRLDGNLPQWNPGGVALTQIGPNRWSITLTGKETTQIEYKYTLGSWDYVEKGAACDEIANRQLTLSYGVDGTQVVNDSVPNWRNVAPCGN